CAATGTGAGGAGAACGGTTTACGGTAAAACGCTCAATACGTGTGGGAAGGGGAATAGGTCCGTAGACCGTCGCACCTGTGCGCTTCGCTGTGTTCACAATCTCGCTTGTCGATTGGTCGAGAACGCGGTAGTCAAACGCTCTCAAGCGAATTCTAATCTTATTGTTACTCATTGTTACCTCTCAAGGCTGCTGCCTTTTTAATGAAACGTGCGTCAGCTTAGTAGCTGACGCATTGGTTTCTGTCCAGTATTATTTACTTCAAAATTTTGGCAACGACTCCGGCGCCAACAGTACGGCCACCTTCACGAATTGCAAAACGAAGTCCGTCGTCCATAGCAATCGGTGCAATCAGCTCCACGATCATACGAACGTTGTCTCCTGGCATGACCATCTCAACGCCTTCCGGAAGCTTTACAGTTCCCGTCACGTCCGTTGTCCGGAAATAAAATTGCGGACGATAGTTGCCAAAAAATGGGGTGTGACGGCCGCCTTCTTCCTTTTTGAGAATGTAGGCTTCACACTCGAATTCTGTGTGTGGTGTGATCGAGCCGGGCTTCGCCAAAACTTG
This DNA window, taken from Candidatus Bealeia paramacronuclearis, encodes the following:
- the rpsJ gene encoding 30S ribosomal protein S10, with the translated sequence MSNNKIRIRLRAFDYRVLDQSTSEIVNTAKRTGATVYGPIPLPTRIERFTVNRSPHIDKKSREQFEMRTHKRVLDIADWSPQTVDALMKLDLAAGVDVDIKL